DNA from Onychomys torridus chromosome 1, mOncTor1.1, whole genome shotgun sequence:
ccccccccccccccccccccccccccgcacgggcctttttttttttttttttttttaatccccaccgcttgcttttctctcttttccattttttgaaacaatttcacatagcccagactggcctcaaattcactatgcagGTGAAAAAATCTTTTGTTGTTTACTTATTGTCAcccttgttattttttaattgatgaagctttatttaatgtatatgagtgtttgcttttatgtttgtatgtacgtacgtgtgtgtgtgtgtgtgtgtgtgtgtgtgtgtgtgtgtgtgtgtgtatgtacgtatgtatgtgtaccatgtgtgtgcctggtgcctgcagaagctggaagagggctACAGATCCCATGGAAatggagttgtgagttgccaaTGGGTGCTGGAAGATGAACTTCGGTTTAGTTTGGTCAGTGCTCTGAATCCACCGAGTCAGCTCTGCAGCCCCTGAAGATGCCCTTGAAGCCctgagcctctgcctctgccttcttcttcttttttttttttttttttttccgagacagggtttctctgtagctttggagcctgtcctggactagctctgtagaccaggctggcctcgaactcacagagattcacctgcttctgcctcccgagggctgggattacaggtgtgtgccaccaccggtcCAGCTTGCCTGCTTCTCACTATCGCCATTACAGATGTGACCACCATGCGTGGCAAACTTTTCCTTTCCCGGTGTTGGGGATGAcacccagggtctcatgcatgccactgaactacaccccaaCCTTGGAGTTCTTTTATATCTTTTCAACAGGGCAAAGTAGACCATCCTCTgctttacagaggaggaaactgaggctcagggaggggAAGCAACCACTTGCCCAATGCTATATAGTTTATGGTGGACTCAGCTGAGGGTGTgctggctcatgcctgcaatccagcatttgggaggctgaaataGAATGATGAATCaagaggctagcctgtgctacataagaAACAGGCAGATGGGGGTATGTGAcagggagctcactggccagccagtttataGTCAGCATATTGAGCTCTGGGtgatcctgtttttgttttaaaggtgaGGGACTGGATGGcgcagtggttaagggcactcaTTTCTCTTGCTGAGGAACCCTGCCCAGAGTGAATTTCAAGTCAGCCTGTACTGCAGACTCTGactcagacaaaaacaaaacaaaaaaacaacaacaaaagggaggcagaggcatgaggattgttaagagttctaggtcagccagagctatacaagaccatgtcacaaacaaacaaacaaacaaacaaaccccaaatagGGGcaggaggagatggctcagctgttgaagAGCTCATAccgttcttgtagaggacccgagttccatGCCCCACACTCACATGTGGTGGGTTATAACTGTTTTTAACTTCAGTTCAGAGGATACAGCACTCTCTTCTGAAGTACATTACCTCcccaaatagaaaaacaaatgaaaaataatttgagctgggtggtggttgcacacgcctttaatcctagcatttgggaggcagaggcaggtgaatctctgagtttgagccaagcctggtctacagagtgagttccagtagagaaacctggtcttaaaaaatcaaaaccaactaacaaaccaaaccaaacaaaaacaaaaagagaaaaaaaaaaaaagaaaaagaatttgaaagaggCTGAGGGGGTAGCCGAAGTAGTATTGCACTTAGTAGCTCTggtgaggccccaggttcaattcttaggacatcaacaaaacaaaaaacacattcaTTGCAAGATATTTTTGGTATAAACGAATTGTGAAACAATGCCAATGTACATTTGCAGGAGAAAAGACATGCTATAGTACAATAGGGCAGCTGAACGCCATAGAGCTCGGGTCGAGACAATGTCAGAAATGGGGAAGAGAAAAACCCTGGTGTAGATGATGGGGTTCACGTGTCTCCCAGAGGCAAAATGACACTGTTTGGGGACAAAGGCCTGTGGTAGAGGTAAAATGTATATACCCTTGACTCTCACCTCCTAGGAAGAGGACTGGGGCTCGGGAAGGACACAGCTttgcccacttttttttttttaaagctttgctgGGCATGATAACACACACAGATGGatcgttcaaggccagcctggtctacagagttccaggtcagccagggatgctacaaactgtctcaaaacaaaccaagtTTCATTTTATGCGcctgggtgttttgtctacacgTGTTGTCAATCCCCCGGAACCGGATGGCAGTAAACTGCCATACTGATGAAGGGAATTGAACCAGggcactctggaagagcagccagtgctcatcaGCTCAGTTCCAACCCCCTATTTtgacttcagtttttaaaaaaaatttaaatatatatatttttgttttttgagacagggtttctgtgtagttttggtgcctgtcctggatcttgctctgtagaccaggctggcctagaactcagagatccacctggctctgcctccccagtgttgggatcaaaggtgtgcaccaccactacccagctgttACTTTGTGTGCAGGTATGTTTTGCACGTGGGCATGTGCTTGTTTGTATAGGCGGGTGCTCCtgaagccagaggcattggaccccctagagctggagttaacagttgtgagccacctgacatggatgctgggtcttctggaagtgCAGCAGGGATGCTTTGAATACTGTTTTGCATGCCTGAAATATTTCATAACTTAAAAACAGGTCAAGTGGCCAGACTTATTGGTGAATGACTAATTCCAGCATTCTGAAGGTGGTGGGAAGGGTGGGTCAGGAGTCATTTTGGATTACAAAGGccccaaaaaataaaagcatcattTGGGCTTCAAGAACCAGAGATCCTTTGAGTCTGTTTCTCCCACTGCTATGTAGGCAGGACCATCTAAGAAAAGGTGCACTCAGCAGTTCCCGAAGCTTAGTTCCTTGTCCGCAATTCTCCACAGCAGGCCACCTCCTCAGTCTTGCTAGGTACCTGCTTTTGGAGGACAAGACAACTGGTCTTCACTCCCCAAGTTCCTTCTCAGAATGAGTTAGAATTCATCTTTTCAGCAGTGGCTCGCGGCTGCCCCCCAGTGGCTGAACTGAAGCCGTGGCCAGGAGGCCCACTAGAGCCCAGCAGCTTTTTCATATACACTTGTAGCAGAGAGATTGTGACACCTAGGCCAATTCCTCTTCACTGGGCCAGAACTAGACAGGGCTAGTCCAGCCAAAGTAATAGCTTGGGCTTTGAGGTGGACTGCATGGGCTAGATAAGCCACATGGACCTCAAAGCCTCGGAACATCCAGTTACCCAGTGACCTGCCTCTCATCTTCAAATAGATACTTCAAGAGGCTTGCTGGGCACAGAAAATACCaactgcctggcacacaggaggGGCGGCACTCATTTCTCAAGGACTggaaaagccatttttttttttttttgagacagggtttctgtgtagttttggtgtctgtcctggatcttactctgtagaccaggctggccttgaactcaagtgatctgcctggctctgcctcctgagtgctgagattaaaggcgtgtgccaccagtcTCTTATGGTAAGGGCTTTTAACAAGGGCTCTGCTGGGAGTCACAGTTCCATCTGGTATGTTGCTGAATGTTACAGATGGAGGAGTAATGCAGACATGGAACTGCAatctagcacctgggaggccaCCAGGATCAATGGAGCTAGGCTGGACTTTTCTTTAGAGTTCTGAAGGTACAACATACTCAACTGTAGTTACTTGGTTACACCGGGCAATTAAATCTGCTCAACCACCACATGGGGGCactccacaccacacaccatgATATTCAGCCTGGATAGCAGCAGCCACCTATATCTTTAGCTTGTGGATGGGAGGACTCACTGTTAGGGGAAGGGAAAGTCATTCCCAACTGTACTGCCTTCTCAAAAGCTGAAATTCCCCCTTCTGGGAATTGTATCATAGACAGGCTATGTGCCTAGCACACCTGCAGCCCAGCACTACCTACCATCAGCTAACATTGGTGTCTTGGGATATCCAGAGAAACTCTGGCTTgaaaaacaaaccccccaaaaaccaaaagcagACCCAGACCAAGATTATGAATGAGGCAATTTATTAACCCAGCATCCTTTGTTCTAATGCTTCTTGTTGGCAGCTGCCACCTGTGGGAAGACAGAGGATCAATGAGGGCTCTCAAGGCTTTGATATGCTTGCTCACTGCCCAGATGCAGTCATACCCTTGCCCCATTATAGACACCTTCAGTGCCAATGTTTGTGTCAGGCTCTCTACTaagaccctgagttcaaagctagtcttCCAAGACCCGTAGGAGGTAAGAGTCTGCAGTACAGAAAAAATTAGGCACCAAGTGCCTGGTCAGACTCCAGGAGCTTCTGTTTACACTGTTTACTCCTGCTTTTCAGGGTGAGAGACCACTTGACCCCAAAGGTCAAGGGAATGGAGTCACTCTACATTGTCTGGGCCTAAACCAGCTTACATCTCCACTTCTCCTAAACTGCTGCACCTGGTGTCCATTAAGTATGAGTCACTAGAATTCCTAACTAAGGTTATCTCTATGGTGGTAGGAGGGGGACACAGGTCTAAGTTCAAACCACCTTGGGCTATGCAGTatatcccagtacccacatttcCAAACAGCTGCAGGAGacctaattctttttttcctgtcccaATGTGACCTTCTCTGGTCCCTCCCCTTCTCAGGCAGTGCCCCAACTGAAGCAAGGAGCCTGTGTGCCTCACCTGTCCGGCAATTCTGTCCAGATCTCTCTGTCCCTGAGGTGTTAGCTTGCGGCCCCTGTGCAAAcgggaaacaaaaaacaaaataaacaaacaaaaaacccacagaccTTGGATGAGCACAGTCTCTGTCTCcttggggaggccagaagaaagcaccaAGATGGAACCACATTCTGCCTGCCAAGCTCCACTCATGTCCAAGCCAGCTGCATCCTAAGGaactgggggcaggagtgggagaCCCCTGGGAGCTGACGGGGTGTCGTTTGTGCAAGCATTAGATCAAAAGCCccgaaaaatcaattgggaaaagtTAACGAGCAGGCTAATGAAAGCAGACAGTCACTAAATTACCTTCCCAGAGCCAGAAGTCAGCCAGAGAGGCCTGGGTGAGACCCTCACCATCTGCCTTCTGAAGGCCCTGCACCTCCATTTGTAGGGAGGTCCCACAGCTTCTTAGTCACAATGACCACCCTGACCCAGCCACAACCCTGCATACCCGTCTTGGTCCTTCTCCACCATTTTCAGCCCCTCCAGGGCTTGGAGGACGCGGCGGGCCACACTTTTGGAGCCTCTGCTGAAGTGGCTGGGCCTGACACCGTTTCTCTGCCGTCCTCCGTAGATCTTGGTCATGGAGCCAACCCCAGCACCACCTCTGAGGTACAGGTGACGTGCTgtggaagctgggggtggggtaagAGGGAGCCTTAGGACCATCTTTCCACATTCACTGTGTGAAATGAGGGAACTTCTCACCATTACAGGGGAACAGAACATGCACCTCAACTGGGGCTTGACAACCTGGTTCCTTGTCCCTCCCCTGTAACTCTCCCAAGGTTGGCTGGCAAGCCTCACCAAGTGTGACCATCTCCACATGCCTGAGGAAGGACAATGGAGAAGGAACCGACTGTTCTACAGCACAGCTTAGCCCTGGAGAACACCAGGTAAAGATGTAGCAAGGCAGCCACTTTCTGTAGTGGGTG
Protein-coding regions in this window:
- the Rps19 gene encoding 40S ribosomal protein S19, translated to MPGVTVKDVNQQEFVRALAAFLKKSGKLKVPEWVDTVKLAKHKELAPYDENWFYTRAASTARHLYLRGGAGVGSMTKIYGGRQRNGVRPSHFSRGSKSVARRVLQALEGLKMVEKDQDGGRKLTPQGQRDLDRIAGQVAAANKKH